A region of the Nocardia higoensis genome:
ACGTGCCCGACCTGCCGCGCAAGAAGGTCGCCAAAACCACGGTCGGACGCGAGTACGCGGGCAAGTACCGGCCCTCCACCTTCGTCACCCTCACCCTGCCCTCCTACGGGCACATCAACCAGGTGACAGGCCCGGACGGCAAGCTGGTCACCGACGGCTCCCCTCGTGACCCCGACACCTACGACTACACCCAGGCCGCCCGCGACATCGTGCACTTCGCCAAGCTGTTCGACCGGTGGGTGCAGAACCTGCGCCGCGCCGTGGGCTGGAACGTGCAGTACTTCGCCACCGTCGAACCCCAGAAGCGCGGCGCCCCGCACCTGCACATCGCGATCCGCGGCACCATCCCCAACGCGATCTTCACCGCCGTCACCAATGCGACCTACCGCAATATCTGGTGGCCCCAGCACGACCGCGAGCTCTACAGCGGTGATCACATGCCGGTCTGGGACTACCGCGCCAACACATTCGTGGATCCCGACACCCGGACTCCGCTGGCCGCCTGGGACGACATGTTGGCGGCGATGGACGCCGTGGACGACCTCGAGCCGTCGCACACGATCCGGTTCGGTGCCCAGTCCAAACCGATTCAGATCCTCGGCGGCTCGGACGAGGAAGACCGCAAGGTCAAGTACCTGACCAAGTACCTCACCAAGTCGATCGCCGAACTCCTCGAACCCGACAGCACCCGCGTCGCCGTCCACTACGACCGCCTTCACGAAGAACTCAAGCGGACCCCATGCTCACCGACCTGCGGGGTGTGGCTGCGCTACGGGATCGTCCCCAAGGGTGCCAAGGACAAGATGATCCCCGGCCGATGCAAGGGCAAAGCGCACCGCCGCGACACCCTCGGCTTGCCCGGTCAGCGGGTGTTGAACTCGAACCTGTGGACCGGCAAGACCGTCGCCGACCACAAAGCCGAACGGGCCGAGTTCGTTCGGCAAACCCTCGCGGCGGTCGGCATCATCCGCCCCGACACCCGCGCCGATCTGCGCATCACCCTCGTGCGGCCCGGGGACAAGGAAGCCCCGCCGCGTGAGCACTTGATCATCGCCGCGGTGTCCGAACGGCTGCGACAACGCGCCGAGTACACCAATGCTCGCCTTGCTGCGGGAAGTGGCGGGCCGCCGGAACCACCGAATCGTTCAGCAGTTCAAGCAGCAGCGTGAGAGGGGCGGACAGATGGGGCATGAGGAGTACTTGCGGGCGAAGGATTGCGAGGCGCTGACGGGGATTCCGGAGGCAACGTGGCGGTGGTGGGCGCACGTCGGGAAGGGTCCGGCGAGCTTCAAGCTTGGTCCTCGGCGGCGTGTGTGGCGCAAGTCGGTGGTGCTGGCGTGGATCGCCGAACAGGAACAGGCCACCGGCACGAACTCGGCCGCATAGTGGCTACCCGACGCAACCGCCGTTCTGGTGTCGAAGACCTCTGGACGAAGGAGGAACGTCTACCGGACGGCACAAAGCAGCGGGTCCCGTCGAAGCTGGACGGGAAGGGGAAGCGTTGGCGCGCAAGGTATGTCGACGGCAACGGTAGCGAGCATTCGAAGGTGTTCGCGCGCAAGGTCGACGCGCAAGCCTGGTTGGATGGTCAGACGGCGGCCGTCGTCACCGGGGTACATGCCCCACCTTCGGCCGGGCGGGTCACTGTCGAGGTGGTGGCGAAGGCGTGGCTGGCCGGTCATCCGTCGTGGGAGGAAGGAACTCGTTCCCGCTACAAGTCGATCGTGAATCGGCACATCCTTCCGAAATGGGGGAGTGTTCGCCTCGCTGATCTGGTGGAGATGCACGACGAGATTCAGGCGTGGGTGACTGGTCAGGTCGCGAACGGGGCGGCAGGTGGGACTGTGCGGAAGAACCTCGGTGTGCTCTCGCAGATCTGTGACCATGCGGTGAAGACGCGCAAGATCGCGGTCAACCCGTGCCGTGCGGTGGACCGTCCGAAACAGCGGCTCGCCAAGCGGCGCTATTTGTCCGGCGTGGAGGTCGAACGGCTGGCCGAGCACGCGGGTGGCAACTGGCTGACGGTGATGGTGCTGGCATATTGCGGTCTCCGCTTCGCTGAGTTGGCCGGTATGCAGGTGTCGGCGGTGTCCCTGGGGCGTCGCCGTATCCAGGTCGAACGGACGATTACCGAGGTGGACGGAAAGCTGGTGATCAAGGCTCCAAAGGATCACCAGCGGCGAAGCGTCGCCTTTCCGGCATTCCTGGCTGATCCGCTGAAACAGCGTCTTGCGGGCCGTCGCGAGGATGCTGAGGTCTTCACCTCGTCGCAAGGGACAGTGCTGCGGGTGCGCAACATGCGTCGGGACTGGTTCGACGGGGCCGCGAAAGCTGCGGGCTTGGAAGGGCTCACACCTCACGAACTCCGGCACACCGCCGCGTCGTTGGCGGTGTCCGAAGGTGCCTCGGTGCTGGCGCTTCAGCGGATGCTCGGGCACGACAAGCCGAGTACCACCCTGGACTTCTACAGCGATCTCTTCGATGACGATTTGGACGACGTAGCGACCAGGCTTGACTCGGCACGTATGGGTTTCGCCGCTGCGTACGATCTGCGTACGAAACGGGCTTCGGGGGCGGAAGATCGCGACAAGAAATCGGCCTGACCTGCAAAAATATAAGTGCCCTCGGCAGGATTCGAACCTGCGACACCCGCTTTAGGAGAGCGGTGCTCTATCCCCTGAGCTACGAAGGCCGATATGGACGTCGGTGAGTCTACCGGGTCCGGTGGCCGGGAGCCGAATTGTCCCGGGCCGAGCCCGGCGGTCAGCAGAACCGCCGGGCTCGCACCTGCTCAGTCGAGGGTGACGACGTCCAGCTCGCCGTCCGCGTACCGAGTGCGCAGCCGCTTCTTGTCGAACTTGCCGACGCTGGTCTTGGGGACCTCGTCGATGAAGGTCCAGCGCTCGGGCAGCTGCCACTTGGCGAACTTGTCGGCGAGGAAGTCGCGCAGTTCGGCGGCGGTGGCGGTGGCGCCGTCGGCCAGGACGATGGCGACCAGGGGGCGTTCGTCCCACTTCTCGTCGGGGACGCCGATGACGGAGGCTTCGGCGACGGCGGGGTGGCCCATGACGGCGTTCTCCAGGTCGACCGAGGAGATCCATTCGCCGCCGGACTTGATGACGTCCTTGGAGCGGTCGACGAGGGTGAGGTAGCCGTTGGGGGTGATCTTGCCGACGTCGCCGGTGCGCAGCCAGCCGTCGTCGAACTTGTCCGGATCGACCTCGGCGCCGTCGGGGGAGTAGTAGGAGCCGGTGATCCAGGGGCCGCGCACTTCGAGCTCGCCCAGGGACTTCCCGTCGTTGGGGACGACCTTGCCGTCGTCGCCGACCAGGCGGGCCTGGACGGCGGCGGGGAAGCGACCCTGGGTGAAGCGGTATTCCCATTCCTCTTCGCCGGTGACGCCGGCGGGCGGGTTGGCGACCGAGCCGAGCGGGGAGGTCTCGGTCATGCCCCAGGCGTGCAGGACGCGCACGCCGTGCTTCTCCTGGAAGGCGCGCATCATCGACGGTGGGACGGCCGAGCCGCCGACCACGGCGGTGCGCAGGTGGGAGATGTCCTGGGGGTGGGCGGCCAGGCCGGCGAGTACGCCGCCCCAGATGGTGGGCACGGCGGCGGCGAAGGTGGGCTTCTGGTCGGCCATCATCTCGAGCAGCGGGCCGGGCTGCAGGAAACGGTCGGGCATGAGCATGTTCGCGCCGGACATGAGCGCGGCGTAGGGCATGCCCCAGGCGTTGGCGTGGAAGAGCGGAACGATGGACAGCACGGTGTCGGTGCCGCTGAGGCCCATGCCCATCGGGGTGAGCACCTGGACGGCGTGCAGCCAGTTGGAGCGGTGGGAGTAGACGACGCCCTTCGGGTCGCCGGTGGTGCCGGAGGTGTAGCACATGGCGGCGGCTTCGCGTTCGTCGATCACGGGGAAGTCGAAGTCGTCGGACTGCGCGGCGAGCAGCTCGGTGTAGGAGTGCACCTGGACGCCCTCGGGGGCGGTGAGGTCCGCGGCGTCGCCGTTGGCGACGATGACGTGGCGCACGGTCTTCAGCTGGGGCAGCAGCTGGGCGAACAGCGGCAGCAGCGAGCCGTCGACGATGACGACCTGATCCTCGGCGTGATTGGCGACGTAGACCAGCTGCTCGGGGAACAGGCGGATGTTGAGCGCGTGCAGCACGGCCCCCATCGCGGGTACGCCGATGTAGGCGACCATGTGTTCGTTGTTGTTCCACATGAATGTGCCGACGCGATCGCCGCGACCGATGCCGAACCCGGTCAGCGCGTTCGCCAGCCGGGCCGCTTCGGCGCCGAGTTCGCGGTAGGTGATGGTGCGCACGCCGGTGCCGGTCCAGGTCGACACGGTGCTGTCGCCCTGGAAGGTCGAGGCGTATCGGAGCAATGTCGCCAGCGACAGCGGCTCGTCCTGCATGGTGCTCAACATTTCGCGGGAACTCCTAACTCATCGGTGGCGGGCTGCTCGCTTGGGGAGCAATGAGCCACGTCACACCGGGATGTTACGCGGGACAAGGGTGCGCGAGGCGATAGTGGCGGCGCCACCCCCGAACGGGGGTGGCCCGCCGCGGAGCCTGGACGGTAGAAAAGGCGCATGCCAGTGGATCGGATGCTGCCCACCCAGGAGGCCAGGGACCTGCTCGACCTCACCCGCGACATCGCCGACAAGGTGCTCGAGCCGCGGGTCGTCGAGTGCGAGAAGACCGAGACCTACCCGGACGAGGTCTTCCCCGCGCTCGGCGCCGCCGGGCTGCTGAGCCTGCCGTATCCGGAGGAGTTCGGCGGCGGCGGTCAGCCCTACGAGGTGTACCTACAGGTGCTCGAGGAGTTGGCCGCGCGGTGGGCGGCGGTGGCGGTGGCGGTGAGTGTGCACAGTCTGTCGTGCCACCCGCTGTTCGCTTTCGGCACCGCCGAGCAGAAGGACCGCTGGCTGGCCGAGATGCTCTCCGGTGAGACCGTCGGCGCCTACAGCCTTTCCGAACCGCATGCCGGCTCCGACGCCGCCGCGCTGCGCTGCCGGGCGACCAAGGTCGACGGCGGCTACCGGATCAACGGTTCCAAGGCGTGGATCACCCACGGTGGCCGGGCCGATTTCTACACCCTGTTCGCGCGCACGGGTGCGGGATCGCGCGGTGTGTCCTGCTTCCTCGTGCCCGCGGACACGCCGGGGCTCTCGTTCGGCAGGCCGGAGGAGAAGATGGGCCTGCGTGCCATCCCGACCACCACGGCTTCCTACGACGAGGTGTTCGTGCCCGACGAGCGGCTGATCGGCGACGAGGGGCAGGGCCTGACCATCGCCTTCAGCGCG
Encoded here:
- a CDS encoding helitron helicase-like domain-containing protein codes for the protein MSNSTAVLAVNGDPSQSPNARVTAAAHRALPNLREIAESAAEKEGVCSRVLPMRAIDPTTGKVSYIGVPCKSTMEAVCPPCAKAARWLRMTQCREGWCLADEPQRDKPTVTDAQKDVLDARARMFTEYHEARRLGDDEAADAIAELVGELDQELKELGVRGPFPPLDGKPRRKAKSTRRRDDVPDLPRKKVAKTTVGREYAGKYRPSTFVTLTLPSYGHINQVTGPDGKLVTDGSPRDPDTYDYTQAARDIVHFAKLFDRWVQNLRRAVGWNVQYFATVEPQKRGAPHLHIAIRGTIPNAIFTAVTNATYRNIWWPQHDRELYSGDHMPVWDYRANTFVDPDTRTPLAAWDDMLAAMDAVDDLEPSHTIRFGAQSKPIQILGGSDEEDRKVKYLTKYLTKSIAELLEPDSTRVAVHYDRLHEELKRTPCSPTCGVWLRYGIVPKGAKDKMIPGRCKGKAHRRDTLGLPGQRVLNSNLWTGKTVADHKAERAEFVRQTLAAVGIIRPDTRADLRITLVRPGDKEAPPREHLIIAAVSERLRQRAEYTNARLAAGSGGPPEPPNRSAVQAAA
- a CDS encoding acyl-CoA dehydrogenase family protein, producing the protein MPVDRMLPTQEARDLLDLTRDIADKVLEPRVVECEKTETYPDEVFPALGAAGLLSLPYPEEFGGGGQPYEVYLQVLEELAARWAAVAVAVSVHSLSCHPLFAFGTAEQKDRWLAEMLSGETVGAYSLSEPHAGSDAAALRCRATKVDGGYRINGSKAWITHGGRADFYTLFARTGAGSRGVSCFLVPADTPGLSFGRPEEKMGLRAIPTTTASYDEVFVPDERLIGDEGQGLTIAFSALDSGRLGIAAVATGLAQRALDDAVAYAKERQAFGKNIIDHQGLGFVLADMAAAVDSARATYLDAARRRDAGRPYSRQASVAKLIATDAAMKVTTDAVQVLGGYGYTQDFPVERYMREAKVMQIFEGTNQIQRLVIARQLASM
- a CDS encoding tyrosine-type recombinase/integrase, translating into MAVVGARREGSGELQAWSSAACVAQVGGAGVDRRTGTGHRHELGRIVATRRNRRSGVEDLWTKEERLPDGTKQRVPSKLDGKGKRWRARYVDGNGSEHSKVFARKVDAQAWLDGQTAAVVTGVHAPPSAGRVTVEVVAKAWLAGHPSWEEGTRSRYKSIVNRHILPKWGSVRLADLVEMHDEIQAWVTGQVANGAAGGTVRKNLGVLSQICDHAVKTRKIAVNPCRAVDRPKQRLAKRRYLSGVEVERLAEHAGGNWLTVMVLAYCGLRFAELAGMQVSAVSLGRRRIQVERTITEVDGKLVIKAPKDHQRRSVAFPAFLADPLKQRLAGRREDAEVFTSSQGTVLRVRNMRRDWFDGAAKAAGLEGLTPHELRHTAASLAVSEGASVLALQRMLGHDKPSTTLDFYSDLFDDDLDDVATRLDSARMGFAAAYDLRTKRASGAEDRDKKSA
- a CDS encoding long-chain fatty acid--CoA ligase, with the protein product MLSTMQDEPLSLATLLRYASTFQGDSTVSTWTGTGVRTITYRELGAEAARLANALTGFGIGRGDRVGTFMWNNNEHMVAYIGVPAMGAVLHALNIRLFPEQLVYVANHAEDQVVIVDGSLLPLFAQLLPQLKTVRHVIVANGDAADLTAPEGVQVHSYTELLAAQSDDFDFPVIDEREAAAMCYTSGTTGDPKGVVYSHRSNWLHAVQVLTPMGMGLSGTDTVLSIVPLFHANAWGMPYAALMSGANMLMPDRFLQPGPLLEMMADQKPTFAAAVPTIWGGVLAGLAAHPQDISHLRTAVVGGSAVPPSMMRAFQEKHGVRVLHAWGMTETSPLGSVANPPAGVTGEEEWEYRFTQGRFPAAVQARLVGDDGKVVPNDGKSLGELEVRGPWITGSYYSPDGAEVDPDKFDDGWLRTGDVGKITPNGYLTLVDRSKDVIKSGGEWISSVDLENAVMGHPAVAEASVIGVPDEKWDERPLVAIVLADGATATAAELRDFLADKFAKWQLPERWTFIDEVPKTSVGKFDKKRLRTRYADGELDVVTLD